A portion of the Spirochaetota bacterium genome contains these proteins:
- a CDS encoding HD-GYP domain-containing protein, which translates to MIKDFEFLISKLYDYSKLFQNFDLIKDTDNFLKRILDEINNIFNFDQKGFLYFDETNKKFFLKGERITYTSFEKKYLESFYYLDLIYDKKSIIIKNLNDEEKSLHRGIFISSPESIVIIPIFFSTNFFGVLIFENKQKTNLSSNDLGILNIISSQLTYYFQTNLYYKNLQNDFLNTVKALISAIELKDYYTKGHSQRVMNYGIKFAFLLQLDDTIVEKIKWAGLLHDIGKIGIPEHILNKNSPLEQYEFEIMKKHATYSYKILEPLTFLNEERKIILHHHERWDGNGYPYGLKGNNIPLESRILAIVDSFDAMNTTRPYREKLNLEFIIQQIQTNLGKQFDPDIGKIFINFINEGSFSIEN; encoded by the coding sequence ACTATATGATTATTCAAAACTATTCCAAAATTTTGATCTCATAAAAGATACTGATAACTTTTTAAAAAGAATTCTTGATGAAATTAACAATATTTTTAATTTTGACCAGAAAGGTTTTTTATACTTTGATGAAACAAACAAAAAATTCTTTTTAAAAGGTGAAAGAATAACTTATACTTCTTTCGAGAAAAAATATTTAGAATCTTTCTATTATCTTGATCTTATCTACGATAAAAAATCTATCATCATAAAAAATTTAAATGATGAAGAAAAAAGCTTACATAGAGGAATTTTTATAAGCTCGCCAGAATCCATTGTTATAATTCCTATATTTTTCTCAACAAACTTTTTTGGGGTTTTAATATTTGAAAACAAACAAAAAACAAATCTTTCATCTAATGATTTAGGGATATTAAATATTATATCTTCACAGTTGACCTATTATTTTCAAACTAATTTATATTACAAAAATCTTCAAAACGATTTTTTAAATACGGTTAAAGCTTTAATATCTGCAATAGAACTTAAGGATTATTACACTAAAGGACATTCTCAAAGAGTCATGAATTATGGAATTAAATTTGCTTTCTTATTACAACTAGATGATACTATTGTTGAAAAGATTAAATGGGCTGGACTTTTACATGATATAGGAAAAATAGGTATACCAGAACATATATTAAATAAAAATTCTCCTCTTGAACAATATGAGTTTGAAATTATGAAAAAACATGCTACATATTCCTATAAGATTCTTGAACCCCTTACATTTTTAAACGAAGAAAGAAAAATTATATTACATCATCATGAAAGATGGGATGGAAACGGTTATCCATATGGATTAAAAGGCAATAATATTCCATTAGAGTCAAGAATTCTTGCAATTGTAGATTCTTTTGATGCTATGAACACAACTCGTCCTTATAGAGAAAAACTTAATTTAGAATTTATTATTCAACAAATTCAAACAAATCTAGGCAAACAGTTTGATCCAGATATTGGAAAAATTTTCATAAATTTTATTAATGAAGGATCTTTCTCAATAGAAAATTAG